A stretch of the Panicum virgatum strain AP13 chromosome 9N, P.virgatum_v5, whole genome shotgun sequence genome encodes the following:
- the LOC120689263 gene encoding uncharacterized mitochondrial protein AtMg00810-like, which produces MDGDAGRIPALCAGISAPPAVQRDSSAAASARVFRLEVACGLCLTNPASPSPAPRAWFERFVGHVASLGFVQSKADSSLFVYNRDGATAYLLLYVDDMILSASTPNLLHRVITRLHDTFAVKDMGPVRHFLGFNVRRNSEGFFLSQTQYAEELLEHAGMANCKPVTTPADTKSKPSNADGELITDATSYRSIAGALQYLTISRPDIAYAVQQVCLHMHAPRDMHQTMLKRIMRYIKGTLRLGVQLRAARTPTITVYSDADWAGYPDTRRSTSGFCVFLGNSLISWSSKRQTTVSRSTAEAEYRAIANAVAECSWLRHLLGELLCKVPSATIAFCDNISSVYMSRNPVHHRRTKHIEQDIHFVREKVAIGEVRVMHVPSARQIADVFTNGLPSALFFDFRDSLSVTDGDVETAGGVNGNSSATASACTRTTAS; this is translated from the exons ATGGATGGCGACGCCGGCAGAATTCCGGCGCTATGCGCCGGCAtctcggcgccgcccgccgtccagCGAGATTCGTCCGCCGCGGCGTCCGCGCGCGTGTTCCGGCTCGAGGTGGCGTGCGGCCTCTGCCTCACCAACCCTGCTAGTCCCAGCCCG GCGCCACGGGCGTGGTTCGAACGCTTCGTCGGGCACGTCGCGTCGCTCGGCTTCGTCCAGTCCAAGGCAGACTCGTCCCTGTTCGTCTACAACCGCGACGGCGCCACCGCCTACCTCCTTCTGTACGTCGACGACATGATCCTCTCCGCGTCCACACCGAACCTCCTTCATCGTGTGATCACCCGTCTCCACGACACATTCGCCGTCAAGGACATGGGTCCAGTGCGACACTTCCTCGGCTTCAACGTGCGCCGCAACAGTGAGGGGTTTTTCCTCTCACAAACCCAGTACGCCGAGGAGCTCCTTGAGCATGCAGGCATGGCAAACTGCAAGCCAGTGACGACACCAGCGGACACTAAGTCGAAGCCCTCCAATGCTGACGGCGAGCTCATCACCGACGCCACCAGCTACCGCAGCATCGCCGGAGCGCTTCAATACCTCACGATCTCCCGGCCCGACATCGCCTACGCCGTGCAACAAGTGTGCCTGCATATGCATGCGCCACGGGATATGCACCAGACAATGCTCAAGAGGATTATGCGGTACATCAAAGGCACCCTACGCCTTGGCGTTCAGCTACGCGCGGCACGCACACCGACGATCACCGTGTACTCGGACGCGGACTGGGCCGGCTATCCAGATACGCGGCGCTCTACGTCGGGTTTCTGCGTCTTCCTCGGCAACTCTCTCATCTCGTGGTCTTCCAAGCGGCAAACCACGGTTTCGAGATCGACTGCTGAGGCAGAATACCGCGCCATCGCCAACGCCGTCGCCGAGTGCTCGTGGCTACGTCATCTTCTCGGCGAGCTTCTGTGCAAGGTCCCGTCTGCGACCATAGCGTTCTGCGACAACATCTCTTCGGTCTACATGTCGCGGAACCCCGTGCATCATCgacgcacaaagcacattgagcAGGACATTCATTTCGTCCGAGAGAAGGTGGCCATTGGCGAGGTTCGCGTCATGCACGTTCCAAGCGCGCGCCAGATCGCAGATGTCTTCACCAATGGGCTCCCGTCGGCACTCTTCTTCGATTTCCGGGACAGCCTCTCCGTTACGGACGGCGACGTcgagactgcggggggtgtcaACGGAAACTCATCAGCAACGGCTAGCGCCTGCACTCGGACGACCGCGTCTTGA
- the LOC120691335 gene encoding NAC domain-containing protein 87-like: MSEVSVINQAEVEDAGQLDLPPGFRFHPTDEEIITHYLTHKALNNRFTSGVIGEVDLNKCEPWHLPGRAKMGEKEWYFFCHKDRKYPTGTRTNRATETGYWKATGKDKEIFRGRGILVGMKKTLVFYRGRAPRGEKTGWVMHEFRLEGKLPHPLPRSAKDEWAVSKVFNKELAARAEPMAAAGAELERIGSLGFISELLDSAELPPLMDPSFGGEVDEVVDFKGASTSAHAAAPGASYLPVKMEKHAPLQYHNHQQQQAPPMFYSSQYFSLPAVNSGDLTPAIRRYCKAEQVASGQTTSVLSPSRETGLSTDPNAGSGCAEISSAATPLSSSHQFPHDLDDPLLHVADFWKY, from the exons ATGTCTGAGGTGTCGGTGATAAAccaggcggaggtggaggacgcCGGCCAGCTGGACCTGCCGCCGGGCTTCCGCTTCCACCCCACCGACGAGGAGATCATCACGCACTACCTCACTCACAAGGCCCTCAACAACCGCTTCACCTCGGGCGTCATCGGCGAGGTCGACCTCAACAAGTGCGAGCCATGGCACCTCCCAG GCAGGGCCAAGATGGGGGAGAAGGAGTGGTACTTCTTCTGCCACAAGGATCGCAAGTACCCGACGGGGACCCGGACCAACCGCGCCACGGAGACCGGCTACTGGAAGGCCACCGGCAAGGACAAGGAGATCTTCAGGGGCCGCGGCATCCTCGTCGGCATGAAGAAGACCCTCGTCTTCTACCGCGGCCGCGCCCCTCGCGGGGAGAAGACCGGCTGGGTGATGCACGAGTTCCGCCTCGAGGGCAAGCTGCCCCACCCGCTCCCGCGCTCCGCCAAG GACGAGTGGGCCGTGAGCAAGGTGTTCAACAAGGagctggcggcgcgggcggagccaatggcggcggccggcgcggagcTCGAGCGCATCGGCTCGTTGGGCTTCATCAGCGAGCTCCTGGACAGCGCCGAGCTGCCGCCCCTCATGGACCCTTCcttcggcggcgaggtggacgaGGTGGTCGACTTCAAGGGCGCGTCCACGTCCgcacacgccgccgcgccgggcgcGAGCTACCTGCCGGTCAAGATGGAGAAGCACGCGCCGCTGCAGTACCacaaccaccagcagcagcaggcgccgcCGATGTTCTACTCCAGCCAGTACTTCTCGCTGCCGGCGGTGAACTCCGGCGACCTGACCCCGGCGATCCGGAGGTACTGCAAGGCGGAGCAGGTGGCCTCCGGGCAGACGACGTCCGTGCTCAGCCCGTCCCGCGAGACCGGGCTCAGCACCGACCCCAACGCCGGCAGCGGCTGCGCGGAGAtctcgtcggcggcgacgccgtTGTCGTCGTCGCACCAGTTCCCGCACGACCTCGACGACCCGCTCCTGCACGTCGCCGACTTCTGGAAGTACTGA
- the LOC120690970 gene encoding U11/U12 small nuclear ribonucleoprotein 65 kDa protein-like isoform X1, with amino-acid sequence MASFPPPHALPPAPTAPYPATPPPLHQQHQQQPGPAPAGAATLLVRHLPEAITQEMLSRLFSHYGATSVRPCAGVKLRNCAFVDFRDEAAANHAHSLLNRLRFLGKVLIVERANQPNTNNAHVKPQDQLVHGVSQVPSIGSQNQNNPSSTAEPIAPKLGVDYSFTPHLEYAYPPPDGNILTNIVNALIAVPRFYTQVLHLMNKMNLPAPFRMALPTPPLPSQVPAPPHPPPPPQPEEPRSADLSSDESELESSDDDVDKRKSKRAKHEAIVGPAVDKSVAHEAVGVKPAALVSTELQVIKKKNPVLQIKIAPKTAQKEPPVQSTADKEMDSTNEQLEEKHFVTPQEIEKDKLPPEEILSLPMFKNYTPGNPAAVLYIKNLAKDVTHDDFFYVFGSLFESMDTVRSGLSIKLMQEGRMRGQAFVTFPTVELAQEALNLAHGYVFKGKPMIIQFGRNPTANKAS; translated from the exons ATGGCGTccttcccgccgccgcacgcgcttCCTCCAGCCCCAACAGCACCCTACCCCGCAACTCCACCGCCTCTGcaccagcagcaccagcagcagccggggcccgctccggcgggggcggcgacgTTGCTGGTGCGGCACCTCCCGGAGGCGATCACGCAGGAGATGCTCTCCCGCCTCTTCTCCCACTACGGGGCCACGTCCGTGCGCCCTTGTGCCGGTGTAAA GCTGAGGAATTGTGCATTTGTAGATTTTAGGGACGAGGCCGCGGCCAATCACGCACATTCGTTACTGAACAG GTTGAGGTTCCTCGGGAAAGTGTTAATAGTTGAGAGAGCAAATCAGCCAAACACAAATAATGCACATGTTAAGCCTCAGGACCAATTAGTGCATGGGGTGTCCCAGGTACCAAGTATTGGTTCCCAGAATCAGAATAATCCTTCATCAACTGCTGAACCAATTGCTCCAAAGCTTGGTGTGGATTATTCATTTACTCCGCACCTTGA GTATGCATATCCACCACCAGATGGAAACATATTGACAAATATTGTCAATGCCCTCATTGCCGTCCCTCGATTCTACACACAG GTGTTGCACTTAATGAACAAGATGAACCTTCCAGCTCCATTTCGGATGGCGTTGCCTACTCCACCGCTACCATCACAAGTGCCTGCTCCCCCTCAtcctccgccaccaccgcaACCCGAGGAACCTCGTTCAGCAGATTTGTCTAGTGATGAGTCTGAGTTGGAATCATCCGAT GACGATGTTGATAAACGGAAAAGCAAGCGTGCAAAGCATGAAGCTATTGTTGGTCCTGCAGTTGACAAAAGTGTTGCTCATGAAGCTGTTGGGGTAAAACCTGCTGCATTGGTTTCTACTGAGCTTCAagtgatcaaaaagaaaaacccaGTACTCCAG ATAAAAATTGCCCCTAAGACTGCACAGAAGGAACCACCTGTACAAAGTACAGCTGACAAGGAAATGGATTCAACAAATGAACAGCTTGAAGAGAAACATTTTGTCACACCCCAGGAAATAGAGAAAGATAAATTACCACCAGAGGAGATTTTGTCCCTTCCTATGTTCAAG AATTACACTCCAGGAAATCCTGCCGCTGTTTTGTACATTAAGAACTTGGCAAAGGATGTCACTCATGATGACTTCTTCTATGTCTTTG GATCTCTTTTCGAAAGTATGGACACTGTAAGATCGGGTCTAAGTATCAAGTTAATGCAG GAGGGACGGATGCGTGGTCAAGCCTTTGTGACATTTCCTACTGTTGAACTCGCTCAAGAAGCTCTG AATCTAGCTCATGGCTACGTGTTCAAAGGAAAACCAATGATCATACAATTTGGTAGAAATCCTACTGCTAATAAAGCTTCATAG
- the LOC120690970 gene encoding U11/U12 small nuclear ribonucleoprotein 65 kDa protein-like isoform X2 yields the protein MGCPRYQVLVPRIRIILHQLLNQLLQSLVWIIHLLRTLILELKTSCSLLKYFLPYTIGNPKPPHLLELDPSALHLFRYAYPPPDGNILTNIVNALIAVPRFYTQVLHLMNKMNLPAPFRMALPTPPLPSQVPAPPHPPPPPQPEEPRSADLSSDESELESSDDDVDKRKSKRAKHEAIVGPAVDKSVAHEAVGVKPAALVSTELQVIKKKNPVLQIKIAPKTAQKEPPVQSTADKEMDSTNEQLEEKHFVTPQEIEKDKLPPEEILSLPMFKNYTPGNPAAVLYIKNLAKDVTHDDFFYVFGSLFESMDTVRSGLSIKLMQEGRMRGQAFVTFPTVELAQEALNLAHGYVFKGKPMIIQFGRNPTANKAS from the exons ATGGGGTGTCCCAGGTACCAAGTATTGGTTCCCAGAATCAGAATAATCCTTCATCAACTGCTGAACCAATTGCTCCAAAGCTTGGTGTGGATTATTCATTTACTCCGCACCTTGA TTTTGGAATTGAAGACCTCTTGTTCTTTGCTGAAGTACTTTCTGCCGTACACTATTGGCAATCCTAAACCACCTCACTTGCTCGAGCTTGATCCAAGTGCTCTGCATCTTTTTAGGTATGCATATCCACCACCAGATGGAAACATATTGACAAATATTGTCAATGCCCTCATTGCCGTCCCTCGATTCTACACACAG GTGTTGCACTTAATGAACAAGATGAACCTTCCAGCTCCATTTCGGATGGCGTTGCCTACTCCACCGCTACCATCACAAGTGCCTGCTCCCCCTCAtcctccgccaccaccgcaACCCGAGGAACCTCGTTCAGCAGATTTGTCTAGTGATGAGTCTGAGTTGGAATCATCCGAT GACGATGTTGATAAACGGAAAAGCAAGCGTGCAAAGCATGAAGCTATTGTTGGTCCTGCAGTTGACAAAAGTGTTGCTCATGAAGCTGTTGGGGTAAAACCTGCTGCATTGGTTTCTACTGAGCTTCAagtgatcaaaaagaaaaacccaGTACTCCAG ATAAAAATTGCCCCTAAGACTGCACAGAAGGAACCACCTGTACAAAGTACAGCTGACAAGGAAATGGATTCAACAAATGAACAGCTTGAAGAGAAACATTTTGTCACACCCCAGGAAATAGAGAAAGATAAATTACCACCAGAGGAGATTTTGTCCCTTCCTATGTTCAAG AATTACACTCCAGGAAATCCTGCCGCTGTTTTGTACATTAAGAACTTGGCAAAGGATGTCACTCATGATGACTTCTTCTATGTCTTTG GATCTCTTTTCGAAAGTATGGACACTGTAAGATCGGGTCTAAGTATCAAGTTAATGCAG GAGGGACGGATGCGTGGTCAAGCCTTTGTGACATTTCCTACTGTTGAACTCGCTCAAGAAGCTCTG AATCTAGCTCATGGCTACGTGTTCAAAGGAAAACCAATGATCATACAATTTGGTAGAAATCCTACTGCTAATAAAGCTTCATAG